One window of the Rhizobiaceae bacterium genome contains the following:
- the msrA gene encoding peptide-methionine (S)-S-oxide reductase MsrA, translating into MFFLSDMLNKKYNMPKPEEALPGRDRPVPTASKHYVSKRALKGPYPEGLETAMFGLGCFWGAERLFWQTEGVWVTAVGYAGGFTPNPTYQETCTGLTGHAEVVLVVFDPKIVSYADLLKIFWEAHDPTQGMRQGNDVGTTYRSAIYTFGDAQQAQALASRDAYEAALKAAGRGKVTTEIAPAPAFYFAEEDHQQYLAKNPYGYCGLKGTGVECAVPQGALA; encoded by the coding sequence ATGTTTTTCCTGAGCGACATGCTGAACAAGAAATACAATATGCCGAAGCCCGAGGAGGCCCTGCCCGGTCGCGACCGGCCGGTCCCGACGGCGTCGAAGCACTATGTCTCGAAGCGCGCCCTGAAAGGTCCGTATCCGGAAGGGCTGGAAACGGCCATGTTCGGCCTCGGCTGCTTCTGGGGAGCCGAGCGCCTGTTCTGGCAGACGGAAGGCGTCTGGGTGACGGCTGTCGGCTATGCCGGCGGCTTCACGCCCAATCCGACCTATCAGGAGACCTGCACCGGGCTTACCGGCCATGCCGAGGTCGTGCTGGTGGTGTTCGATCCGAAGATCGTCTCCTATGCCGACCTCCTGAAGATCTTCTGGGAGGCGCACGACCCCACCCAGGGCATGCGTCAGGGCAACGATGTCGGCACGACCTACCGCTCCGCCATCTACACGTTTGGCGACGCTCAGCAGGCGCAGGCGCTCGCCTCGCGCGACGCCTACGAGGCGGCGCTGAAGGCGGCGGGACGCGGCAAGGTCACCACCGAGATCGCGCCGGCGCCGGCCTTCTATTTCGCCGAGGAGGATCATCAGCAGTATCTGGCGAAGAACCCCTACGGCTATTGCGGGCTAAAGGGCACCGGCGTCGAGTGCGCCGTTCCACAGGGCGCGCTCGCCTGA
- a CDS encoding dihydrofolate reductase family protein, whose protein sequence is MAKLVFGMNQSLDGYVDHLEMRTGPALFRHWIEHVRDLTGSVYGRRMYETMRYWDEDRSEWNAEQYEFAAAWRRQPKWVVSRTLKSVGPNATLVGDDIAGVVRGLKSRLAGEIAVSGPDLARSLTDLNLIDEYRLYFHPVVLGRGKPFFAGPRPQLRLVASDLIDTDVIRLTYVPA, encoded by the coding sequence ATGGCGAAGCTCGTCTTCGGAATGAACCAGTCCCTGGACGGTTACGTCGACCACCTGGAAATGCGAACAGGTCCCGCGCTTTTTCGTCACTGGATAGAGCACGTGCGCGATCTGACCGGCAGCGTGTACGGCCGCCGCATGTATGAGACCATGCGTTATTGGGACGAAGACCGTTCTGAGTGGAACGCGGAACAATACGAGTTCGCTGCGGCGTGGCGGCGCCAGCCGAAGTGGGTCGTGTCGCGAACGCTGAAGTCAGTCGGTCCCAACGCCACACTTGTAGGGGATGACATCGCGGGGGTGGTACGCGGGCTGAAGTCCCGGCTCGCTGGGGAGATTGCCGTTTCCGGACCGGACTTGGCACGAAGCCTGACCGACCTTAATCTTATTGATGAGTATCGGCTCTACTTCCACCCCGTCGTGCTCGGCCGCGGCAAGCCATTCTTTGCCGGTCCCCGGCCGCAGCTCCGCCTTGTGGCCAGCGACTTGATCGACACGGACGTGATCAGGTTGACCTACGTTCCCGCTTGA
- a CDS encoding ABC transporter permease, translated as MTADRTMSPAMGFALPVLGAASLILAWQFLLPLAGVPAYVVPTPTAIFAVFAKSGGLLLGNLWPTAIEAVAGFIIGNLAAILLAVVFVHSRTIQAAYFPVVLFFNTIPVLALAPIIILIFGLGMTPKIVIAAVICFFPTLINMIRGLDSATSNEHELFHILSASRWEIFWRLRLPRAMPLLFSSLRIASATAVIGAIVGEWIGSDKGLGALIIQATFNYQSDRLYAAIVMSSLLSILLFSLVVLAERLTVRY; from the coding sequence ATGACGGCGGACCGGACGATGTCGCCGGCGATGGGTTTCGCCCTGCCTGTTCTCGGAGCCGCGTCGCTGATCCTCGCATGGCAGTTCCTGCTGCCGCTGGCGGGTGTCCCGGCCTATGTCGTGCCGACGCCCACCGCCATCTTCGCGGTTTTCGCCAAGAGCGGCGGCCTGCTGCTCGGCAATCTCTGGCCGACCGCCATCGAGGCCGTCGCCGGCTTCATCATCGGAAATCTGGCGGCGATCCTTCTCGCCGTCGTGTTCGTGCACAGCAGGACCATTCAGGCCGCGTATTTTCCCGTCGTCCTGTTCTTCAACACGATTCCGGTCCTTGCCCTTGCGCCGATCATCATCCTCATCTTCGGACTCGGCATGACGCCGAAGATCGTGATCGCGGCCGTGATCTGCTTCTTTCCGACGCTCATCAACATGATCCGGGGCCTGGATTCGGCCACCTCCAACGAGCACGAACTCTTCCACATCCTCTCTGCCAGCCGGTGGGAGATTTTCTGGCGTCTTCGCCTGCCGCGCGCCATGCCTCTCCTCTTTTCATCACTTCGCATCGCTTCGGCCACTGCGGTCATCGGCGCGATCGTCGGCGAGTGGATCGGGTCGGACAAGGGATTGGGCGCACTGATCATCCAGGCGACCTTCAACTATCAGTCGGACAGGCTTTACGCGGCGATCGTGATGTCCTCGCTGTTGTCGATCCTGCTGTTCTCGCTGGTGGTGCTGGCCGAACGCCTGACGGTACGGTATTGA
- a CDS encoding ABC transporter ATP-binding protein encodes MPGAVQARRLDVGYPASGRAIKVISGLDLDIEAGSFVSILGPSGCGKSTLLRVVADLIAPLGGSISVLGESPRQIRSRRDVGFVFQDSTLLPWRTVRDNVLLPLVVGRASLSRAIEDRSSQLLDMMGLAAFADRYPHQLSGGQRQRVAIARALLCEPRLLLMDEPFGALDEITRDRLNDELLSLWRKTRMTILFVTHSIAEAAYLGERVLVLAANPGRILADHDLRQIKREGNRCSREDPEIVATMAGLRAALEAAS; translated from the coding sequence ATGCCGGGCGCCGTTCAAGCGCGAAGGCTCGATGTCGGCTATCCAGCCTCCGGACGCGCCATCAAGGTGATCAGCGGCCTCGATCTCGACATCGAGGCCGGCTCTTTCGTGTCGATCCTCGGTCCGTCGGGCTGCGGCAAGTCCACCCTGCTCAGGGTCGTGGCCGATCTGATCGCCCCTCTGGGCGGCAGCATCAGCGTGCTCGGCGAGAGCCCGCGCCAGATCCGCTCGCGGCGCGATGTCGGCTTTGTCTTTCAGGACTCCACGCTGCTCCCTTGGCGCACCGTCAGGGACAATGTGCTTCTGCCGCTCGTCGTGGGACGCGCCAGTCTCAGCCGCGCCATCGAAGATCGAAGCAGCCAGTTGCTCGACATGATGGGGCTCGCCGCCTTCGCCGACCGCTATCCGCACCAGCTGTCGGGCGGCCAGCGCCAGAGGGTCGCCATAGCGCGCGCCCTGCTTTGCGAACCGAGGCTCCTGCTCATGGACGAGCCTTTCGGCGCGCTGGACGAGATCACGCGGGACCGGCTGAACGACGAGTTGCTGTCGCTCTGGCGCAAGACCCGAATGACGATCCTCTTCGTCACACACTCCATCGCCGAGGCCGCCTATCTCGGCGAAAGGGTGCTGGTGCTTGCCGCCAATCCCGGCCGAATCCTGGCGGACCACGACCTGCGGCAGATCAAGCGGGAAGGCAATCGCTGTTCCCGCGAAGATCCGGAAATCGTCGCCACGATGGCGGGCCTGCGCGCCGCACTGGAGGCCGCGTCATGA
- a CDS encoding ABC transporter substrate-binding protein produces MNVTTHCTPSRRSFLKTGAAALAAFAPGMQLILTPGARAAGKVVIQYDWLMSNGQIGDIAAVANGYFKEAGLDVEFSPGGPNSATVPPVVSGSAQLGQFSETPQLFAARASGVPVKILACGFRTGPYALTSKPGKPIRTAEDLKGKSIGIQPTARFVMDAILAKNGIDSGDVNVVNVGFDKGPLVRGEVDAIGGWITNTQALSVVGDDRIDLLVRDLGIESYADVYFATDDAIANDPETLAKFIGAVGKGWGRVHANPKEAVGKMVEAYPELDLGWEEKTIDLVLKLSFDDDTARDGWGTFDPASIENQIALLDKVGQYPNGRPKAEDVHTTKILELSAAERPKLAAPGA; encoded by the coding sequence ATGAATGTGACCACGCACTGCACGCCAAGCCGCCGCAGCTTTCTGAAGACCGGTGCCGCGGCCCTCGCGGCGTTCGCGCCGGGAATGCAGCTTATCCTGACGCCGGGCGCGCGCGCCGCCGGCAAGGTCGTCATCCAGTATGACTGGCTGATGTCCAACGGCCAGATCGGCGATATCGCGGCCGTGGCCAACGGCTATTTCAAGGAGGCCGGGCTCGATGTCGAATTCAGCCCCGGCGGCCCCAATTCCGCGACTGTGCCGCCGGTCGTGTCCGGCAGCGCCCAGCTCGGTCAGTTCTCGGAAACGCCGCAGCTTTTTGCTGCACGGGCGAGCGGCGTGCCCGTCAAGATCCTCGCCTGCGGTTTCCGCACCGGCCCCTATGCGCTCACCTCGAAGCCCGGCAAGCCGATCAGGACGGCCGAGGACCTCAAGGGCAAATCGATCGGCATCCAGCCGACCGCGCGTTTCGTCATGGATGCTATCCTTGCGAAGAACGGTATCGATTCAGGCGACGTGAACGTCGTGAATGTCGGCTTCGACAAGGGGCCGCTGGTCAGAGGTGAAGTCGACGCCATCGGCGGATGGATCACCAACACGCAGGCGCTTTCCGTCGTCGGTGACGACCGCATCGATCTTCTGGTGCGCGATCTCGGGATCGAATCCTATGCCGATGTCTACTTCGCCACGGATGATGCGATCGCGAATGATCCGGAAACGCTCGCGAAATTCATCGGAGCGGTCGGCAAAGGCTGGGGACGGGTTCACGCCAATCCGAAGGAGGCCGTCGGGAAGATGGTGGAGGCTTATCCTGAGCTCGACCTGGGATGGGAAGAGAAGACGATCGATCTCGTCCTCAAACTCTCCTTCGACGACGATACCGCCAGGGACGGTTGGGGGACTTTCGATCCCGCCTCGATCGAGAACCAGATCGCGCTTCTGGACAAGGTCGGGCAATATCCCAACGGCCGTCCGAAAGCGGAGGACGTGCATACGACGAAGATCCTCGAGCTTTCGGCGGCCGAACGTCCGAAACTCGCCGCGCCGGGCGCCTGA
- a CDS encoding VOC family protein yields the protein MTMAFGTEKRISDICLLVEDIERTVRFYVDKLGFRLRRRAEGFADFHGAGVTLAAWELDHINQHTGVSNLRSPKGAHKACVAVRLDDPAEIDRLHAELSAKGVTFYGEPANYVWNARCAYFTDPDDTLWELYAWLEGGPGDYHDEQP from the coding sequence ATGACCATGGCTTTCGGCACCGAAAAGCGCATTTCCGACATATGCCTTCTGGTGGAGGACATCGAGCGGACCGTGAGGTTCTATGTCGACAAGCTGGGTTTCCGATTGCGTCGCCGCGCCGAAGGGTTTGCGGATTTCCACGGCGCCGGCGTCACGCTCGCGGCATGGGAGCTCGACCATATCAACCAGCACACGGGCGTCTCCAACCTGCGCTCGCCCAAGGGCGCGCACAAGGCCTGCGTGGCCGTCCGGCTCGATGACCCGGCGGAGATCGACCGTCTTCATGCGGAGCTTTCGGCCAAAGGCGTCACCTTCTACGGCGAGCCTGCGAACTACGTCTGGAACGCCCGCTGCGCCTATTTCACCGACCCCGACGATACGCTGTGGGAGCTCTACGCATGGCTTGAGGGCGGGCCGGGCGACTATCACGACGAGCAGCCGTAA
- a CDS encoding FadR family transcriptional regulator — protein sequence MKQRSPMIGVVDALPSQVASLLSKEIERKQLLPGHRLPTEQQLADRFGVSRNVVREAVAQLRADGLVEARQGVGAFVLAPEQRAAIRIDREALKDVENMERLFELRCILESQSAALAAERRNDDHLTSIKAALDRMSGEEKWEDGSIDADLAFHREIARATGNNYIHTFISFVCEQIRHTIQYARLTNPLHDLVEVNVGEHVRVYEAVVAGDAVAAEKAMQAHIIGAAKRVGVDIRPARKKTTKGK from the coding sequence ATGAAGCAACGATCTCCGATGATCGGCGTCGTCGACGCCCTGCCGAGCCAGGTCGCTTCGCTGCTGTCGAAGGAGATCGAGAGGAAGCAGCTCCTGCCCGGCCATCGCCTTCCGACGGAACAGCAGCTCGCCGACCGTTTCGGGGTCAGCCGCAACGTCGTGCGGGAGGCTGTGGCTCAGCTGAGAGCCGACGGCCTCGTCGAAGCACGGCAGGGTGTCGGAGCTTTCGTCCTGGCGCCGGAGCAGCGCGCCGCCATCCGCATCGACCGGGAAGCGCTGAAGGACGTCGAGAACATGGAGCGGCTGTTCGAGCTCCGCTGCATCCTCGAATCGCAATCGGCCGCTCTGGCGGCCGAGCGGCGCAACGACGACCATCTGACGAGCATCAAGGCGGCGCTCGACCGCATGAGCGGCGAGGAGAAGTGGGAAGACGGCAGCATCGATGCCGATCTGGCCTTCCATCGCGAAATCGCGCGGGCGACCGGAAACAACTACATTCACACCTTCATTTCATTCGTCTGCGAGCAGATCCGTCATACGATCCAGTATGCGCGGTTGACGAACCCCCTTCACGATCTCGTGGAAGTCAATGTCGGCGAGCATGTGCGCGTCTACGAGGCCGTGGTCGCCGGAGACGCGGTCGCCGCAGAGAAGGCCATGCAGGCGCACATCATCGGCGCCGCGAAGCGCGTGGGTGTCGACATCAGGCCGGCGCGCAAGAAAACCACGAAAGGTAAATGA
- a CDS encoding aromatic ring-hydroxylating dioxygenase subunit alpha, whose product MPASEKALSAIDRNRVIRLIDEHRKDWSLQQPFYLDPDIFELERQLWFPRQWVIVAHASELPEKGSYIIRNLFDEEIIVVRFGDGDEDIAAYYNVCTHRGSRLCVKDGRGRLLVCPYHAWSFRLTGELQTRRDLPEGVDPDELGLHKVPTKTFGGLVMCGLEESSLPNIEPAADGLTELLRENGVPNARIVARKNYLTKANWKLVLENFLECYHCRPAHPEYFRVNGHVKVTAMRDEYKAKEWQEEIDAWHSVIGDAEFHKGIWEPGDLDTMPFAMHRKPIGSGRLTLSDDGQPVSCLMGGRKSYDGGENGFRIGRLSFLSAPNDYLTMFQMMPRSANETDVVITWLVDKDAAADVDADKISWMWDVTTVQDKKITEDNAEGIASRVYRPGPYTPLESQTAFFIETYLSQMRTLVTGERKERQEEWAAPSQLFASPKAACSTRRL is encoded by the coding sequence ATGCCCGCTAGCGAAAAGGCCTTGTCGGCCATTGACCGGAATCGCGTCATCCGCCTCATCGACGAACACCGCAAGGACTGGTCGCTGCAGCAGCCCTTCTATCTGGACCCGGACATTTTCGAGCTGGAGCGGCAGCTCTGGTTCCCCCGCCAGTGGGTGATCGTCGCGCATGCCAGCGAGTTGCCGGAGAAGGGCAGCTACATTATCCGGAACCTCTTCGACGAGGAGATCATCGTCGTGCGCTTCGGCGACGGCGACGAGGATATCGCCGCCTACTACAATGTCTGCACCCATCGCGGTTCGCGGCTTTGCGTCAAGGACGGGCGCGGGCGGCTGCTCGTCTGCCCCTATCACGCATGGTCGTTCCGGCTGACAGGCGAATTGCAGACGCGGCGCGACCTGCCGGAAGGAGTCGATCCCGATGAGCTGGGACTCCACAAGGTTCCGACGAAAACGTTCGGAGGATTGGTGATGTGCGGGCTCGAAGAGTCGAGCCTGCCGAACATCGAGCCGGCTGCGGACGGGCTGACGGAACTGCTGCGCGAGAACGGCGTGCCGAACGCGCGCATCGTCGCCCGCAAGAACTACCTGACCAAGGCCAACTGGAAGCTGGTGCTGGAGAATTTTCTCGAATGCTACCACTGCCGTCCGGCGCATCCGGAATATTTCCGGGTGAACGGCCATGTGAAGGTCACGGCCATGCGCGACGAGTACAAGGCGAAGGAGTGGCAGGAAGAGATCGACGCCTGGCACAGCGTCATCGGCGACGCCGAGTTCCACAAGGGCATATGGGAGCCCGGCGATCTGGACACCATGCCTTTCGCCATGCATCGCAAGCCGATCGGCTCCGGCCGCCTGACGCTGTCGGACGACGGCCAGCCTGTCTCGTGCCTGATGGGCGGCCGCAAGAGCTATGATGGCGGCGAGAACGGCTTCCGCATCGGGCGCCTCTCCTTCCTCAGCGCGCCGAACGACTACCTGACGATGTTCCAGATGATGCCGCGCAGCGCCAACGAGACGGATGTCGTCATCACCTGGCTTGTCGACAAGGACGCCGCCGCGGATGTGGATGCGGACAAGATCTCGTGGATGTGGGATGTGACCACGGTGCAGGACAAGAAGATCACGGAAGACAATGCCGAAGGCATCGCCTCCCGCGTCTATCGGCCGGGGCCTTACACGCCGCTGGAATCGCAGACGGCGTTCTTCATCGAGACCTACCTGTCGCAGATGCGCACGCTGGTCACCGGTGAGCGCAAAGAACGTCAGGAGGAATGGGCCGCGCCGTCGCAGCTCTTCGCCTCGCCGAAAGCCGCTTGCAGTACGCGTCGGCTGTAG
- a CDS encoding LysR family transcriptional regulator, producing MKTLKASLPLLNAMVAFEATARHGSLTVAAQELAIAQSAVSRHIANLERRLAVELLSRKGNRVALTEEGGVLAEAIRDGFGTIRDAVERLSEPDRDTFVIGSGYDLVQAWLMPRFDLVTSLVTHGRVTLLTSSDPDDFGRPEVAISIRFGRPEQWPGFVARKLFDGEWFPVCSPAFLQRHPALRSEDPAVFLDVPLLHLAAPADAIDNWRSWIGTERSLPGPTFSSYLPMMHEAIAGRGAALAWAGFVEEQLKLGQLVRLTEASRRHDDAFYLLTRRKTNATVQAVAQALLDSAATR from the coding sequence ATGAAGACGCTGAAGGCATCCCTTCCCCTGCTCAACGCCATGGTCGCTTTCGAGGCGACGGCCCGCCACGGCAGCCTCACGGTGGCGGCGCAGGAACTGGCGATCGCGCAGTCGGCGGTGAGCCGCCACATCGCCAATCTCGAAAGGCGGCTGGCGGTCGAGCTCCTGTCGCGCAAGGGCAACCGCGTCGCTCTCACCGAGGAAGGCGGCGTCCTCGCAGAGGCAATCCGCGATGGGTTCGGAACGATCCGCGATGCCGTCGAGCGCCTGTCCGAGCCGGACCGCGACACATTCGTCATCGGCAGCGGCTACGATCTCGTCCAGGCATGGCTGATGCCGCGCTTCGATCTCGTCACCTCGCTGGTGACGCATGGCCGCGTGACGCTGCTCACCTCAAGCGATCCGGACGATTTCGGTCGGCCGGAAGTGGCGATCTCCATCCGTTTCGGGCGGCCCGAGCAATGGCCGGGCTTCGTCGCGCGGAAACTCTTCGACGGCGAGTGGTTTCCCGTCTGCTCGCCGGCCTTCCTGCAACGCCATCCCGCGCTGCGATCCGAAGATCCGGCCGTGTTCCTCGACGTACCGCTGCTGCATCTCGCCGCGCCCGCCGATGCGATCGACAACTGGCGATCGTGGATCGGCACCGAGCGGAGCCTCCCGGGGCCGACCTTCTCCAGTTACCTGCCGATGATGCACGAGGCGATCGCCGGACGCGGCGCGGCACTCGCCTGGGCGGGTTTCGTCGAGGAGCAGCTCAAGCTCGGCCAGCTCGTGCGGCTGACCGAAGCGTCGCGCCGTCATGACGATGCCTTCTACCTGCTCACCCGCAGGAAGACGAACGCGACGGTTCAGGCCGTGGCGCAGGCTCTGCTCGACAGCGCCGCGACGCGCTGA
- a CDS encoding FAD-binding oxidoreductase, whose amino-acid sequence MAATGNGKRIVVVGGGIIGCSAAYHLLKAGVKNVTLLEAVAPGKATTGAGAGFVSHWSAGMIPVGGEGLKLQQYGLDFYRMLHELGRMEIGYRPNGTLIMALTEQGREDFVAPVLNSPYAPKEMQDLDARQIGEKMGGLVDPARVHSGAYNPHGIQVDTTLAMRVLVGEIERLGGVVKSGVRVTSISDESGRVTLETSGGAVEADGVVIAAGAWNNEVLASLGWQLPMLRVVATRVVTDDRGLPSTLPTIQCRELRLWLRETFGAIMWGTGSHYTPLHRLGQQDVEPGQPRDAALMQSMVDQQMEKLQQVFPPLRGSKVASWAQGVPCYTPDVGLFIDHVPGCENVVVVGGDNESGVSHGPGLGKLASEILLGTERFVDPTRFRVDRYARHAFASEADVEASMPAWSARHGAKRFATAAE is encoded by the coding sequence ATGGCCGCAACAGGGAATGGAAAGCGCATCGTGGTGGTAGGCGGCGGCATCATCGGCTGCTCCGCCGCATATCATCTGCTGAAGGCTGGCGTGAAAAACGTCACGCTGCTGGAAGCCGTTGCGCCGGGCAAGGCGACCACCGGGGCCGGCGCCGGCTTCGTCTCGCACTGGTCGGCAGGCATGATCCCGGTCGGCGGGGAAGGGCTGAAGCTTCAGCAATACGGGCTCGACTTCTACCGCATGCTGCACGAACTCGGGCGGATGGAAATCGGCTACCGCCCGAACGGCACGCTGATCATGGCGCTTACCGAGCAGGGCCGCGAGGATTTCGTGGCGCCGGTGCTGAACTCCCCCTATGCGCCGAAGGAGATGCAGGATCTCGATGCCAGGCAGATCGGCGAAAAGATGGGCGGGCTGGTCGATCCGGCGCGCGTCCACTCCGGCGCCTACAATCCGCACGGCATCCAGGTCGACACGACGCTGGCCATGCGCGTCCTCGTCGGCGAGATCGAGCGTCTTGGCGGCGTCGTGAAGAGCGGTGTTCGCGTCACGTCCATCAGTGACGAGAGCGGCAGGGTCACGCTCGAAACCAGCGGCGGCGCGGTCGAGGCCGACGGCGTCGTGATTGCGGCCGGCGCATGGAACAACGAGGTTCTGGCGAGCCTCGGCTGGCAACTCCCCATGCTGCGCGTCGTCGCGACCCGCGTCGTCACCGACGATCGCGGCCTGCCCTCCACCCTGCCGACGATCCAGTGCCGGGAACTCCGCCTCTGGCTGCGCGAGACCTTCGGCGCCATCATGTGGGGCACGGGCAGCCACTACACGCCGCTCCATCGGCTCGGCCAGCAAGACGTGGAACCCGGCCAGCCGCGCGATGCCGCGCTCATGCAGTCGATGGTCGATCAGCAGATGGAAAAGCTGCAGCAAGTGTTCCCGCCGCTGCGCGGCTCGAAAGTCGCCAGCTGGGCGCAGGGCGTTCCCTGCTACACGCCGGATGTCGGCCTGTTCATCGATCACGTGCCCGGCTGCGAAAACGTCGTCGTTGTCGGCGGCGACAATGAATCCGGCGTCAGCCATGGTCCCGGCCTCGGAAAGCTGGCCAGCGAAATCCTGCTCGGCACGGAACGCTTCGTCGATCCGACGCGCTTCCGCGTCGACCGCTACGCGCGCCACGCCTTCGCCAGCGAAGCGGATGTCGAGGCGTCCATGCCGGCATGGAGCGCGCGCCACGGCGCAAAACGCTTCGCCACCGCCGCGGAATAG
- a CDS encoding prolyl oligopeptidase family serine peptidase has translation MKPDFRSSPEYEAVLAFYRDLFGLNGHVFGARSLCGHTTGEHLHFIGQSFAEGFEDGVSNRLYSVARDGGAPVCLNDRETRQIRLSPDGRTLAVAAATDDAGVDGIELWSGAARIATGRVPGRIEQIDWSPDGQKLLLVVAGQGADLAGIHGGYAQKHKSDAPAWLPEVAWGEGDELWRRIWVWSLTGDPVPLTGAPLNVWEASWCGLEKIVAITSDHHSEGSWYAARLSLIDIASGMATTLHTPPDQLGVPRGSPDGKHIAVIRAFCSDRGLVAGQLTLIDSENGSVGTVATKGIDITSIEWRSATRLHLAGLRGHETVVANYDLADGRVAEIWCSTELTSGEWVPTAFPVGETGTLLVAESWSRAPLLAKADENGLREIASLAAPQAEAAMKNRGVMEPFTWTAPDGMEIDGWLLRPSRASGPAPLLVDIHGGPVSAHRNRWAARTRAAPILAALGWAILFPNPRGSTGRGDAFARAVKGDMGGADVGDILSGIDALVAKGWVDTDRVAITGTSYGGFMSAWLPTRSDRFAAAIPISPVGDWYSQHRTTQIPEFDALFLESSPWQEGGAYFSRSPAFFRQKAKVPTLVMAGGIDKSTPPSQALECHFAALRSGSPSALVTYPNAGHSVRTYPEYLDSAARIVWWLETHVNGHNQSPTIRGA, from the coding sequence ATGAAGCCGGATTTCCGGTCATCGCCGGAATACGAAGCGGTACTGGCTTTCTACCGCGACCTTTTCGGGTTGAACGGGCATGTCTTCGGCGCGCGCAGCCTCTGCGGCCATACGACAGGCGAGCATCTTCATTTCATTGGCCAGAGCTTTGCGGAAGGTTTCGAAGACGGCGTTTCGAACCGCCTCTACAGCGTGGCGCGCGATGGCGGCGCGCCGGTTTGCCTCAACGACCGCGAGACAAGGCAGATCCGCCTGTCGCCCGACGGCAGAACACTTGCCGTGGCGGCCGCTACCGACGATGCGGGCGTCGATGGCATAGAATTGTGGTCTGGAGCCGCGCGCATCGCCACCGGCCGCGTTCCTGGCCGCATCGAGCAGATCGACTGGTCGCCGGACGGCCAAAAGCTGCTTCTGGTCGTGGCCGGGCAGGGCGCCGATCTCGCCGGCATCCATGGCGGCTATGCGCAGAAGCACAAATCGGACGCGCCCGCCTGGCTCCCGGAGGTGGCGTGGGGCGAAGGCGACGAATTGTGGCGCCGGATCTGGGTCTGGTCTCTGACCGGAGATCCTGTCCCTCTCACCGGCGCTCCTCTTAATGTCTGGGAGGCGAGCTGGTGCGGTTTGGAAAAAATCGTTGCGATCACCAGCGATCACCATAGCGAGGGCAGCTGGTACGCCGCCCGGCTATCGCTGATCGATATCGCCTCGGGCATGGCAACCACGCTGCATACGCCGCCGGACCAGCTCGGCGTGCCGCGCGGGTCGCCGGATGGAAAACACATCGCCGTCATCCGGGCCTTCTGCAGCGATCGCGGTCTCGTCGCCGGACAACTCACGCTGATTGACTCTGAAAACGGCAGCGTCGGGACCGTGGCGACCAAGGGCATCGACATCACGTCGATCGAGTGGCGCTCCGCCACGCGCCTGCATCTGGCCGGGCTGCGCGGCCACGAAACCGTCGTGGCCAACTACGATCTTGCCGACGGACGAGTGGCCGAAATCTGGTGTTCGACGGAGTTGACGTCGGGCGAGTGGGTGCCGACCGCCTTTCCGGTCGGAGAGACCGGGACGCTGCTTGTGGCGGAATCCTGGTCGCGAGCGCCGCTCCTCGCAAAAGCCGACGAGAACGGCTTGCGGGAGATCGCCTCCCTCGCCGCGCCGCAGGCTGAAGCCGCGATGAAGAATCGCGGCGTCATGGAGCCGTTCACCTGGACGGCGCCTGACGGAATGGAGATCGATGGCTGGCTGCTGCGTCCGTCGCGGGCGAGCGGACCCGCGCCGCTTCTCGTCGACATCCATGGCGGGCCGGTCTCGGCGCACCGGAACCGATGGGCGGCGCGGACGCGCGCAGCGCCGATCCTCGCCGCGCTTGGCTGGGCGATCCTCTTCCCCAACCCGCGCGGCAGCACCGGGCGCGGCGACGCCTTCGCCCGCGCCGTCAAGGGGGACATGGGCGGAGCGGATGTCGGCGACATACTGAGCGGCATCGATGCGCTGGTTGCGAAAGGATGGGTCGATACGGACCGGGTCGCCATCACCGGCACCAGCTATGGCGGCTTCATGTCCGCATGGCTGCCGACGCGCAGCGACCGGTTCGCGGCAGCGATCCCGATCTCGCCCGTCGGCGACTGGTATAGCCAGCACCGCACCACGCAGATTCCCGAATTCGACGCGCTGTTCCTCGAATCGTCCCCCTGGCAGGAGGGCGGAGCCTACTTTTCGCGAAGCCCCGCCTTCTTCAGGCAAAAGGCGAAGGTCCCGACACTGGTCATGGCCGGCGGCATCGACAAGAGCACGCCGCCGTCGCAGGCGCTGGAATGCCATTTCGCCGCCCTGCGTTCCGGCTCGCCGAGCGCGCTGGTCACTTATCCGAATGCGGGGCACAGCGTCCGCACCTATCCGGAATATCTCGATTCCGCCGCCAGAATCGTCTGGTGGCTCGAAACCCATGTGAACGGACATAACCAGTCCCCCACCATCCGAGGAGCATGA